From one Nocardioides sp. Kera G14 genomic stretch:
- a CDS encoding serine/threonine-protein kinase, with product MSLPTNAHFIDDAERYRADSLIATGGMGEVWRGLDTVLDRPIAIKVLKREYAGDSIFRARFEAEARHAASISDPGIAAVWDVGQSLDELGVLRPFLVMELVDGQPLSALIQRGQGMDPEVVRDLMAQVGDALAAAHRAGIVHRDVKPANVLVTPSRKVKITDFGIARALSAMSLTGTGAVMGTPQYLSPEQARGEAATPASDVYGLGVMSYECLTGTRPFDKETAVATALAHLNDEIPPLPATVPADIAAVVMQALSKKPAARYADGAAFAAALRGHARVTPATGATATAATAVVPPVVAGAAAAAPDSPATQILSPVGAAAATGPTPAAAAAAAEEDEESRSTWAIVLTVLAVLLIALVGWLLLRGNDDDTPDLPTSSTPATSASAPTTGASSTTPSASPSTFDLDPSTYVGQNVDSVMADLRSLGLKPTSHRIANPGDEVENTVAAIDPSTDLTEGDAVSVAYYGPVPTTPTPTPTPTQATTSSAPQTSSAPTEQPSTTAPSDSSTPSAETSSPAARKETR from the coding sequence ATGAGCCTCCCGACGAATGCGCACTTCATCGACGACGCAGAGCGCTACCGGGCCGACTCCCTGATCGCGACCGGCGGCATGGGCGAGGTCTGGCGTGGGCTCGACACCGTCCTCGACCGCCCGATCGCGATCAAGGTCCTCAAGCGCGAGTACGCCGGCGACTCCATCTTCCGCGCCCGGTTCGAGGCGGAGGCCCGGCATGCGGCGAGCATCTCCGACCCCGGCATCGCCGCGGTCTGGGACGTGGGGCAGTCGCTCGACGAGCTCGGCGTCCTCCGACCGTTCCTCGTCATGGAGCTGGTCGACGGCCAGCCGCTCTCGGCCCTGATCCAGCGCGGCCAGGGCATGGACCCCGAGGTCGTCCGGGACCTGATGGCGCAGGTCGGCGATGCCCTCGCCGCCGCGCACCGCGCCGGGATCGTGCACCGCGACGTGAAGCCGGCCAACGTGCTCGTGACGCCGTCGCGCAAGGTGAAGATCACCGATTTCGGCATCGCCCGCGCCCTTTCGGCCATGTCGCTGACCGGCACCGGGGCCGTGATGGGCACACCGCAGTATCTCAGTCCCGAGCAGGCCCGCGGCGAGGCCGCCACCCCTGCCTCGGACGTCTACGGGCTCGGCGTGATGAGCTACGAGTGCCTGACCGGCACGCGCCCCTTCGACAAGGAGACGGCCGTCGCGACAGCGCTGGCCCACCTCAACGACGAGATCCCGCCGCTGCCGGCCACCGTGCCCGCCGACATCGCCGCCGTCGTGATGCAGGCCCTCAGCAAGAAGCCCGCCGCCCGGTACGCGGACGGCGCCGCCTTCGCCGCCGCGCTCCGTGGCCACGCCCGGGTCACCCCTGCGACGGGCGCGACCGCCACGGCCGCCACCGCCGTGGTCCCGCCGGTCGTGGCAGGCGCAGCCGCGGCAGCTCCCGACTCCCCCGCCACCCAGATCCTCTCCCCGGTCGGCGCGGCTGCCGCCACCGGCCCGACGCCGGCGGCCGCTGCTGCCGCGGCCGAGGAGGACGAGGAGAGCCGCTCCACGTGGGCCATCGTCCTCACGGTCCTGGCGGTCCTGCTGATCGCGCTGGTCGGCTGGTTGTTGCTGCGCGGCAACGACGACGACACTCCCGACCTCCCGACCTCGTCCACACCGGCGACGTCGGCGAGCGCCCCCACCACGGGGGCCTCGTCGACCACGCCGAGCGCCAGCCCCTCGACCTTCGACCTCGACCCGTCGACGTACGTCGGGCAGAACGTGGACAGTGTGATGGCCGACCTGCGCTCGCTGGGTCTCAAGCCGACGAGCCACCGGATCGCCAACCCCGGTGACGAGGTGGAGAACACGGTCGCGGCCATCGATCCCAGCACCGACCTGACCGAGGGTGACGCGGTGTCGGTGGCCTACTACGGCCCGGTCCCGACCACCCCGACGCCGACGCCGACGCCGACGCAGGCGACGACCTCGTCCGCCCCCCAGACCAGCAGCGCACCGACGGAGCAGCCCAGCACCACGGCGCCGAGCGACAGCAGCACCCCCAGCGCGGAGACCTCGTCTCCCGCGGCCCGGAAGGAAACGCGATGA